One genomic segment of Amycolatopsis sp. Hca4 includes these proteins:
- a CDS encoding recombinase family protein, with the protein MHNQATQQGRYLGGRPPYGYRLVDAGPHPNPADARWGRRLQRLAPDPGTAPHVAWMFRQRLAGHSVASIARHLNERGIPCPSSADPDRNRHRTRSAWTLRTVAVILANPRYTGRQTWNRRATGTEGPASTPALSTKAAHPALITEQDFVAAQQVRAARPTDDGQTRQFALAGLIHCGVCNRRLDCHWNHGRPTYRCRHGHTSTQRAGQPRPKTLYIREDHLVDEIHVRLGVQDSDGHATLESVRIRSSRVATALRGSGQSIVYDGAGWRLEKIDSS; encoded by the coding sequence ATGCATAACCAGGCCACCCAGCAAGGCCGCTACCTCGGCGGACGACCACCCTACGGCTACCGTCTCGTCGACGCCGGCCCCCATCCCAACCCCGCCGACGCCCGCTGGGGCCGACGCCTGCAGCGCCTCGCACCCGATCCAGGAACTGCACCCCACGTCGCCTGGATGTTCCGGCAACGCCTGGCCGGGCACAGCGTCGCCAGCATCGCCCGACACCTCAACGAACGCGGTATCCCCTGCCCGTCCAGCGCCGATCCAGACCGCAACCGGCATCGAACCCGCAGTGCCTGGACCCTACGCACCGTCGCCGTCATCCTGGCCAACCCGCGCTACACCGGCCGCCAAACCTGGAACCGCCGCGCCACCGGCACCGAAGGCCCAGCCTCAACGCCCGCACTATCGACGAAGGCTGCCCACCCAGCACTGATCACGGAGCAAGACTTCGTCGCCGCGCAGCAAGTCCGGGCGGCGCGCCCCACCGACGACGGCCAGACTCGCCAATTCGCCCTCGCCGGGCTCATCCACTGCGGCGTTTGCAACCGACGGCTGGACTGCCACTGGAACCACGGGCGACCGACCTACCGCTGCCGCCACGGCCACACCAGCACCCAACGCGCGGGCCAACCGCGGCCGAAGACGCTCTACATCCGCGAAGATCACCTCGTCGACGAGATCCACGTCCGACTCGGCGTTCAAGACAGTGACGGCCACGCCACGCTGGAGTCAGTTCGGATACGAAGCAGCCGCGTCGCGACAGCGCTACGAGGCTCGGGACAGTCCATCGTCTACGACGGCGCCGGATGGCGACTGGAGAAGATTGATTCGAGCTAG